A window of Gadus chalcogrammus isolate NIFS_2021 chromosome 16, NIFS_Gcha_1.0, whole genome shotgun sequence contains these coding sequences:
- the LOC130405767 gene encoding uncharacterized protein LOC130405767 isoform X2 has product MEELGRIRYKFIELLLDQDVINLLRYLREMNVLNDEEKETVEGWITSEDRARCLIDTVMKKGERACSVMVDYLTEKPPELWPTLGLTPTSALIKLGRIRSKLVYTLSDNDVINLLRYLREMNVLNDEEKKTVEGKTTREDKARCLIDTVLGKGEREISLMVDYLTARQPELCSTLGLTPTSARIKLERIRSKLVYMLSCNDFINLLHYLRKMNVLNDEEKKTVEGKTNMEDKARCLIDTVKEKGGKASSVMVDYLTEKHPELCSTLDPTKTAQIKLGRIGSKLFGMLSDHDVINLLHYLREMNVLNDEEKKTVERKTNREDKARCLIDTVLEKGERASSLMVDYLTTRHPELRIGELLFKCIFSLF; this is encoded by the exons ATGGAAG aacttggaaggaTTCGCTATAAATTTATCGAACTGTTATTGGACCAAGATGTCATCAATCTCCTGCGTTACCTTAGGGAGatgaatgtgttgaatgacgaggagaaggagactgTAGAGGGGTGGATAACAAGTGAAGACAGAGCACGTTGTCTCATTGATACGGTGAtgaagaaaggggagagagcatGTAGTGtgatggttgattatctgacTGAGAAACCCCCTGAACTATGGCCAACCCTGGGTCTGACCCCAACTTCTGCTCTGATCA aacttggaaggaTTCGCTCTAAATTAGTCTACACGTTGTCGGACAACGATGTCATCAATCTCCTGCGTTACCTTAGGGAGatgaatgtgttgaatgacGAGGAGAAGAAGACTGTAGAGGGGAAGACGACCAGAGAAGACAAAGCACGTTGTCTCATTGATACAGTGctggggaaaggggagagagaaataagcctcatggttgattatctgacggCAAGGCAACCTGAACTATGCTCAACCCTGGGTCTGACACCAACTTCTGCTCGGATCA aactTGAAAGGATTCGCTCTAAATTAGTCTACATGTTGTCATGCAACGATTTCATCAATCTCCTGCATTACCTTAGGAAGatgaatgtgttgaatgacGAGGAGAAGAAGACTGTAGAGGGGAAGACAAACATGGAAGACAAAGCACGTTGTCTCATTGATACGGTaaaagagaaaggggggaaAGCAAGTAGCGtgatggttgattatctgacggAGAAACACCCTGAACTATGCTCAACCCTGGATCCGACCAAAACTGCTCAGATCA aacttggaaggaTTGGCTCTAAATTATTCGGCATGTTGTCGGACCACGACGTCATCAATCTCCTGCATTACCTGAGGGAGATGAATGTGTTGAACGACGAGGAGAAGAAGACTGTAGAGAGGAAGACAAACAGAGAAGACAAAGCACGTTGTCTCATTGATACGGTGttggagaaaggggagagagcaagtagcctgatggttgattatctgacgaCGAGGCACCCTGAACTACGGATAGGCGAGTtgctatttaaatgtattttttcattattttaa